One genomic window of Nocardia higoensis includes the following:
- a CDS encoding DUF4287 domain-containing protein — MTATAKGPASYFPSIEKKYGRPIAEWKALIDASPLTKHMELVNWLKAEHGLGHGHANALVAHTLAERSAG; from the coding sequence ATGACCGCTACCGCCAAGGGCCCAGCGAGCTACTTTCCCTCCATCGAGAAGAAGTACGGGCGCCCGATCGCCGAATGGAAGGCCCTCATCGATGCCTCGCCCCTGACCAAGCACATGGAACTGGTGAACTGGCTGAAGGCCGAACACGGCTTGGGGCACGGCCACGCCAACGCGCTCGTCGCGCACACCCTCGCCGAGCGTTCCGCGGGCTGA
- a CDS encoding helix-turn-helix transcriptional regulator produces MRADRLVSLVLLLRRRGRLTAAELADELEVSTRTVLRDIEALSTAGVPVYAERGRHGGFALLPGFRTELTGLNHDEALALLVAGSRRGPQAFGLGSALASAMLKVVDALPASVQGTAADVAERLLIDPETDLLSRRLVAEEVPGTISAEVRRAVLAGNKLRIRYAAVDQDPQWRTVDPIGLVIVRDQGYLLATRSGADRTYRMSRILAAQALPEPAQRADRVDLDAAWQERGTRFRNGGDQVAALVRVHPTRREELVRTAVTVRTEVDDADGWLRLEVAFQDSRHAEWALWQLGTDAEALAPPSLRTSLRDRAAALAAHYGGSS; encoded by the coding sequence ATGCGCGCCGATCGGTTGGTGTCGCTGGTGCTGCTGCTGCGCCGGCGCGGTCGGCTGACCGCGGCCGAGCTGGCCGATGAGCTGGAGGTGTCCACCCGCACCGTGTTGCGCGATATCGAGGCGCTGTCCACGGCCGGTGTCCCGGTTTACGCCGAACGCGGACGCCACGGCGGGTTCGCGTTGTTGCCCGGTTTCCGGACCGAGCTCACCGGACTCAACCACGACGAGGCGCTTGCCCTGCTGGTCGCCGGATCACGGCGCGGTCCACAGGCATTCGGCCTCGGCTCCGCGCTCGCCTCGGCGATGCTCAAGGTGGTCGACGCGCTGCCCGCGAGCGTGCAAGGCACTGCGGCCGACGTGGCCGAGCGATTGCTCATCGACCCGGAGACCGATCTGCTGTCGCGACGACTCGTCGCCGAGGAGGTGCCCGGCACCATCTCGGCCGAGGTCCGGCGCGCGGTGTTGGCCGGGAACAAGCTGCGCATCCGGTACGCGGCTGTCGATCAGGACCCCCAGTGGCGCACGGTGGATCCGATCGGCCTCGTCATCGTTCGCGACCAGGGCTACCTGCTGGCCACCAGATCCGGCGCGGACCGGACCTACCGGATGTCGCGGATACTGGCAGCGCAGGCGCTGCCCGAGCCGGCGCAGCGAGCGGATCGGGTCGATCTGGACGCGGCCTGGCAGGAACGCGGCACCCGGTTCAGGAACGGCGGTGACCAGGTCGCCGCGCTGGTACGGGTGCACCCGACGCGGCGCGAGGAATTGGTGCGCACCGCTGTGACCGTCCGCACCGAGGTGGACGACGCCGACGGCTGGCTGCGACTGGAGGTCGCCTTCCAGGATTCGCGGCACGCGGAATGGGCGCTGTGGCAACTCGGCACGGATGCCGAAGCCCTGGCGCCACCATCGCTGCGCACTTCCCTCCGCGACCGCGCCGCCGCGCTCGCCGCTCACTACGGCGGATCGTCGTAG